ACCCGAACGCCCAGCGTTTCAAACAAATAAATTCATTAAAAAAGGATTATGAAGAAATCTCTACTATTTAAAATTGTAGTAATTATCATGGCTGTTGTAGGAACATTTTTCTCTGCGAATGCTCAGGTTACTACTTCAGCGATGACCGGTGTCGTTAAAGATGCAAAGGGACCATTGCCAGGAGCCAGCGTTAAAGCTGTCCACGTACCTACGGGATCTGTTTATACCACCACCACCAACGGTGATGGTCGTTTTACTATTGCCAATATGCGTGTTGGTGGACCTTATTCTGTTACGATTACTTTTATTGGATTTCAGGCTGCCAAATATGACAACCTTAATCTTAAACTAGGTGGATCTTATCCATTGAATGTTGTTTTATCAGATGGAGCACAGCAATTAAGTGATGTTGTTATTACTGCTAACAAAAACAAAGTAATTAACAGCTCAAGAACTGGTGCTGCAACCAACGTTTCTCAGAAACAAATTCAGGAGCTTCCTGCTGTTTCAAGAAGTATTACTGATTTAACCAAACTAACTCCTCAGTCTAATACTAAAGGTGACGGTTTTTCATTTGCAGGTAGAAACAGTTTGTTTAACTCGCTGACTCTGGATGGTGCACAAATGAATAACGTGTTTGGTTTATCGTCACTTCCAGGTGGTGGAACGAGTGCTCAGCCATTTACTTTGGATGCATTAGACGAGTTACAGGTGAACTTAGCACCTTACGATGTAAAACAAAGTGGTTTTACAGGTGCTGGTGTAAATGCGATTACTAAAGCTGGTACCAATGATTTCTCAGGATCTATCTATACTTATTATAAGGATCAGAATTTACAGGGATACAATGTTGGTAGTACAAAACTTGATAAAGCAAGTCAGGCCTTCCTGAATAAACAATTTGGTTTCAGATTTGGCGGACCAATTATTAAGAATAAATTGTTTTTCTTCGTGAATGGTGAGATCTCACGCCGCACTTCTCCAGGTACTAACATTCTGGCTAATCCGAATGCTGTTGCTACTGCAAATGATCCGATCAACGTATCAAGAGTATTGGCATCTGATCTGAATTTAGTTAGAAATACATTGATTAACAGATTCGGTTATGATCCGGGTGTATATTCAGGATATAGCAATTTACAGAATGCAGATAACGTTACTGCGCGTTTAGACTGGAATATCAACAATTCAAACAGATTAACTGTAAGATATAACTATCTGAAATCTTTTAAAGATCTTAACCCCAGTACATCAAACTCTAACAGAGGTCGTGGACAATCGTTAACTTCTATGTTTTACGATGGTATGAGATATACTCAGTATAATAACATCAACTCAGTTACTGCAGAGTTAAACACTCGTTTCAGCGAAAAATTTGCAAATAACTTACAGTTGGTATATACTGGTTTCCGTGATTACCGTTCAACAAAAGGAAATCCATTCCCTGTTGTAGATATTGAAGATGGTAACTCTGGTAATTATATCTCTTTGGGAACAGAGCCTTTTAGTGGTTTAAATAAATTAAATCAGGATATCTATACCCTGAATGAAAACTTTAACATCTTTGCCGGTAACCATACGATTACTATTGGTGGATCAGTAGGTTATCAGAGATTTGAGAATGCTTTTGCTCAGTTCCTTTACGGTCAGTTCAGATATAAATCAATGAGTGACTTTTTAGGAGCTGCTACTGGTAACCAATCGATTAACCCAACATTATATCAATTGACTTACTCAACTGATAAAAATAACGCTGTTCCTGCTCCTGCTATTTTTAGTCAGATGCCGGTTGCAGTTTATGCACAGGATGAATGGTATGTTAAACCTAATTTCAAACTGACTTACGGTTTAAGATTAGATATGCCTATCTATACTTCAAAAATTCAATCTAATCCATTGGTAACTGCTGCGACTTTCCGTGATGGTGAAAAGCTGGATGTAGGTAAATTACCTAAAACTCAGATCTTATTCTCTCCACGTGTTGGATTCAACTGGGATGTTAATAGTGATGGTAAAATTCAGGTACGAGGTGGTTCGGGAATCTTCACTGGTGCAGTTCCAGCAGTATGGTTAACTAACCAGGCAGGAAATACAGGATTAGGTACAGGTAACGACTTTTTAACTAATCCAAAAAACCGTCCGTTTAGCCCTGATCCATCAGCTTATATCCCTGCTAATCCTACTAATCCAGCTACTTACGCAATTAATCAGGCTGTAAATAACTTCAAAGTACCTCAGGTATGGAGATCTAGTTTAGCAGTTGATTATAAATTGCCAGGTGGTGTGATTGCTACAATTGACGGGATGTATACTAAATCAATCAATGAAGTGTTCCACAGAGATGCTAACCTGGTTAATCCTACGGCTAATCTTACTGGTACTGGTGATACCCGTCCTTATTTCCCAGGTGGTAATGCAAACAGAATCAATCCATCATTGACTAATGCAATTGTATTTGATAACACCAACAAAGGATATGCATGGAACATCACAGGACAATTACAAAAAAGATTTGGTAAATATGTAGATGTAATGGCTGCATACACCAGAAGTGATGCACGTGATATTACTTCAACTCCAGGATCACAGGCTGCTTCAGCTTTCAATGGTAACCAGGTTGCTGGTGACCCTAATAAGCCAACATTAGCCTATAGTAGTTTCCTTGTTAAAAACAGAATTATTGCATCTGTTAACTTTAACTTCTCTATCATTCCTCAGTTACCTACTTCAATCGGTGTGGTATATGAAGGATCTCCTTATGGTGATGTTTTCGGAAATACAAGATTCACTTATGTAACTGCAGGTAACGTTAACAACGATAACTCAACTTTTAACGATTTAATGTACATTCCAAGAGATCGTAAGGATATTGTTTTAAAAGATATCGCTGCTTCAAAAACAACTTTCGCTGAAACTGCTGATCAGCAATGGGCAAGGTTAGATGCTTATATTAATCAGGATGCATATCTAAGCAAACACAGAGGTCAGATTTCTGAAAGAAATGGTGCTGAATATCCTTGGGCTAACCGTTTTGATGTAAGAATCCTTCAGCAGTTCAAAACTATTTTTGGTCAGAAAGCAAACAGCAGATTTGAAATCTCTGTGGACATTATCAACTTTGGTAACTTACTGAACAAAAACTGGGGATTGACAAAAGCTCCGGGTATGACTAACTTCTTACAGTCACAAGGTGTGCAGAGTCCAACAACATTAACTCCAACCTATACTGTAAACCAAGGTTTAACTACTGATACTTTTAGAAATAATACTGATATTTCTTCAAGATACCAGATTCAGGTTGGGGCAAGATACAGCTTCAACTAATCTGTAATATAATTTGTAAAAGCCCCGCTCTGAGCAATCAGAGCGGGGCTTTTTATTTTTGCTGGTTTGATAATCTGTTTCATCAACACTTATACCTGCTTAAAATGTTTGAGCTTTTACATTACCCCCTTTTTTATGATCTGAATCACTTTTTTGTCATTTTAGGTTAAACAATTATTTCATATATTTAATTTGTGTTTATTTGTAACCGAATGAACGTTCAATTAGAAGATAATACAGGAAAACGTGTTGCTGTCCTAAACAGCACACTCGCTCTGATTAAAGAGCATGGATTCCATGGCGCTCCCATGAGTCTGATTGCTAAACATGCAGGTGTAGCAGCAGGAACTATATATCACTATTTTGATTCCAAAGAAACCCTCATATTAGAGCTTTTTGTCCATGTGAAGGATAAACTGGCTTTAGCCATATCAGCAGGTGATGATCCTTCAAAGCCCTATAAAGACCGATTTTTTAACTTCATGATTAATCAGTTTAACTTTTACATTGAAAATGAAAACTCTCTGTTTTTTCTTGAGCAGTACATGAGCTCTCCTTTCGCAAAGAATTTTCCTGAGAGGGATAGTCAACTATTTGCAGATAAGGTGATTGGATTGTTTCAATATGGCATAGAAAATGCTCACTTCAGAAATATTGATTCGAGGCTGCTGGCCCCGACAATCAAAGGGACTCTTGTTGCTGCTGCGACTTTCCAGTTGTCAGAACAGATTGTGTTCACCAAAGAAGATATTATCGAAGTAGTCAGTGTAATATGGGATGGAATTAAAAGGCAGTAAAATAAATTGTAAAACAAATACCCTTAATATATATATGAAACCTCACAAATTGATTTTAATGATGCTCGTCGGCATCCCCGTTCTTTTGCCGGGGCTTCTACATGCCCAGACGACAGTTAGAGAACAGCCGACGCTAAGCAATGCGACTTTGCAGGAATGCATTGATTACGCTTTGAGCAATAAGCCTGGGGTACAACAATCACTGATTGATGAAGAGATAGGAGAAAGAGATATAAAATCGGCATTATCAGGTTGGTTGCCTCAAATTAATGGTACAGGAACAGTGAACCATAATTTTAAACAGCAATCTCAGATTCTGACTACAAACGGACAGTCTTCTTTACTAACCTTCGGGGGTAAAAATACTTCATCTTTTGTTTTGCAGGCTGATCAGCAGTTTTTAAATGCAGGGTTGATTCAGGCATCCAAATCTGCCAAGTTTTACAGACAACAGTATAAACAGAGTACAGAGAATACTAAGATCAACACGATTGTTGACGTTAGTAAAGCATTTTATGATGTCCTGACCAGTAAAGAGCAATTGAATATTATTGCAGAGAATATTGCCAGACAGGAAAAACAATTTAAAGATGCCCGTTCACAATACGATGCTGGTCTGGTTGATAAAACAGATTTTCAAAGAGCCCAGATCAGTTTAAGCAATTCAAAGGCTGACAGAAAAAGAACGGAAGAATTGTTAAAGTACAAGTATGCTTATCTGAGAGAATTAATTGGCTATAGTGCAGATAAACAATTTGGTTTGTCTTTTACTTCAAGCGATATGGAGAAAGACGTTATGATTGATACCGCTCAGTTGCTGAACTATCAGAACCGTATAGAATACCGTTTGCTGGAAACACAAAGACAATTGCAGAAAATTACAACGAGTTATAACAAATGGAGTTATTCACCTACGCTTTCTGGTTTTATCAATTACGGATGGAATTATCAGAATAATAAACTGGGTAATCTTTATGATCAGACTTTCCCAAGTTCTGTAGTAGGACTGAAATTAACTATGCCGATCTTCCTTGGTGGTAAACGTACGCAGGAAATCAAAAAATCGCAGTTACAGGAAAGAAAAATTGATCTTGATATGATCAATACCAAGAATAAGATCAATACACAGTATGAACAGGCAATTGCCACTTATAAGGCTAATCTGAATGATTTAAATACCAATAAATCTAATGTTGACATCTCGAAACAGGTTTACAATACAATCAAGCTTCAGTATGATGAAGGTATTAAGACTTACCTGGATCTGACAACTTCAGAAACAGATCTTCGTACTGCACAAATCAATTATCTGAATTCATTATATAACCTTCTTTCGTCAAAATTAGACGTAAAACAAGCATTAGGAATAATCACCGTAAACCAATAAAAGACATGGACATTAAATACATAAAATTAGGCATCTTAATCCTTGGTTCAGTAACATTAGCATCTTGCGGTGGTAAACCTGCTCCTCAGCAGGGACCTCCTCCGGCAACTCCTGTAACTACTTATACGGTTGATGAGCAACCAGTAACTACAGTGGACACTTATCCGGGGGTAGTGGTTCCATTGAATGAAGTTGAACTTCGTGCTCAGGTTGGTGGTTATATTACTGCTATCTATGTTAAAGATGGTCAGCATGTGACCAAAGGACAAAGACTATATGAAATTGACCGTACTAAATACCAGGCTGCCTATAACTCAGCTCAGGCTAATTTATCGGTCGCAAAAGCGAATCGTGATAAAGCAAAGAAAGATGCTGATCGTTATACTAAATTAGCGCAGCAGGAAGCTGTTGCCAAACAACGTGTTGATTATGCATTGACAGATCTGGCTAATGCCGAATCACAAATTGCAGCTGCTAAGGCAAATCTGGCTTCTGCAGCAAATGATTTACAGCGTTCTATTATTGTTTCTCCTTTAACCGGAACAATTGGTATTTCACAGGTAAAACTGGGCGCTCTGGCTTCTCCGGGTACCACACTTTTAAATACGGTTTCTACAAACAATCCGATTGCTGTAGATATTCCGGTTAGCCAGGCTGATATTCCTCGTTTTGTACAAATGGAGAAAAATGTATCGGCAGTCAAAGACTCTCTTTTCAGCATTGAACTGCAGGATAAAAGTATTTATCACCGTCAGGGCAGAATTATAGCAATTGACCGTGCGGTTGATCCTCAGACCGGTACGATCAAAGTAAGAATCAGTTATCCGAATGAAGGTGGAAAACTGATAGCTGGTATGAATGTGAATTTACTGGTACTGAATAAACAGATAGGCAATCAATTGGTAATTCCTTATAAAGCAGTTACAGAACAGCTGGGCGAATTTAATGTATTCCTGGTTGGAGACAGTAGTAAAGCTCTGCCACAGGTAATTAAAGTTGGTACTCAGGTAGGCCAGAGTATAGTTGTAAAAAGTGGCTTGAAGAAAGGTGATGTTATTGTGGTTGAGGGGGTGCAGAATGTGAGACCGGGTGCTGTGGTACACGCAGGATCGGCAGCTGAAGCAAACGGACAACAGCCAGCAGCAGGCGCACCAAAAAAATAGTTATTATAAGAATTTCAAGCATATGATATCAGAAGTATTTATAAAACGACCGGTCACGGCGATCGTCATTTCCATATTAATTGTACTGGTTGGAGCAATTGTGATTACCACATTGCCAATCAGTCAGTATCCGAGTATTGCCCCACCGACAGTTACTGTGACAGGTACTTATACGGGAGCGGATGCGCAAACTGTAGAGCAAACAGTAACTACCCAGGTTGAAAGTCAGATTAATGGTACGCCAGGGATGAAATATTTATCATCAAACAGTACATCTGATGGTCGTTCAGCGATTACAGTAACTTTTGATGTAGGTACAAATATTGATATCGCCGCGCTTGATGTGCAGAACAGGGTAGGTATTGCAGAACCGGGATTACCTGAAGCGGTAAGACGTTTAGGAATCACGACTAAAAAAGCAAATAATGATATTCTGATGGTTCTGGGTCTGTATTCTCCAAATGGGACATATGACCAGAAATTTATTTCCAACTATGTCAACCTGTATGTTAAAGATGCGTTATTACGTATTAAAGGTGTAGGGGATGTACAGGTATTCAGTCAGCCTTTTAGTATGAGGATCTGGCTGGATGCAGGAAAGTTAGCCAGATTAGGTTTAACACCAACAGATGTTTCTGCTGCTGTCAATGAACAGAATACACGTACCCCGGGTGGTAGTGTAGGAGGGCCGCCACAGCAAAACTCACAGACTTTTGAATTCTCTGTGGTTATGGATGGTGATTTGAATACAGAAGAGCAATTCAGAAATATTGTGATCAAAACCGGACAGGATGGTTCTCCGGTATATCTTAAAGATGTTGCCCGTGTAGAACTGGGTGAGTTTGCCTATGTAACTTCTGCAAAGGTAAACGGTAAAGTTGCAGCCTTGATGGCGGTTAACCAGACTCCAGGAGGAAATGCAGTTGAAACTGCTGCCGGGATTGACAAAACAATGGCTGAATTAAAGAAATCTTTCCCTAAAGATCTGGATTTTAAAATCAGTTATGAGACAGTTTCTATTATTAAGGTATCCATCAGTGAGGTAATTCATACACTGGTTGAAGCGCTGATCCTGGTAACGATCGTTGTATTCTTCTTCTTACAGAGCTGGAGAGCAACATTGATTCCAGTACTGGCAATTCCGGTTTCCATTATTGGTACCTTTATTCTGTTTACCCTGTTAGGTTTCTCTATCAACGTACTGACGATGTTTGGATTCGTCCTCGCCATCGGTATTGTGGTAGATGATGCGATTGTGGTAGTGGAGGCGGTTCAGCATTATATGGACCACGAGGGGCTTTCTGCACCAGATGCTACACGTAAAGCGATGAAAGACATTACTGCACCGGTAATTGCGATTGCTTTAATTCTTGCCGCAGTATTTATACCGGTAGGATTTATACCAGGTATGGTTGGTCAGTTGTATCAGCAGTTTGCAATAACAATTGCGGTATCGGTATTGCTTTCTGCATTTATTGCACTTTCACTGACTCCGGCATTATGTTCTTTACTGTTGACGCCGATGAACCTGACTAAAGATTCAAAAGGCTTAAATAAATTCTTCTTTAAATTCAATACCTGGTTTGCAAATGTAACTCATGGATACTCTAACGGAGTGAGATGGGCCTTGAAAAAAGCACCCCTGGTAATGATCATACTGGCCTGTATTTATGTCGGTACAGTTGGGTTATTTATGAAAAAACCTTCTGGTTTTATTCCGAATGAGGATGCAGGTATCTTTATTATGGGAGCTACCTTACCTGAAGGCGCATCAGCAGTACGTACAGATGCTTTCATCAAAAGGGTTACTGATTCACTACAGAAAAACATTCCTGAACTGCAGAATATTACTTCTGTAAGAGGTATCAATATTCTGAACAGATCATTTAAGTCTAATGCCGGAACATTCTTTGTTCAGTTAAAGAACTGGGATGAACGTAAAAGAGATGTGGCCACAGTTCTGGCTAATGTATCTAAAACGTTTGCCGGTGATAAAGACGGTAGTATTCTGGCTGTTACCCCTCCTCCGATTCCCGGATTAGGTATCAGTGGTGGTTTCTCGATGCAGATCCAGGAAAAACAAGCAGGTGATATTAAGAAATTTGAAGGTATAGTTGGTAAATTCCTGGCAGCAGCTAATCAGCGTCCTGAAATTGGATTTGCCTATACTTTATTTAATGCTAAAACTCCAAATTATCAGTTGCATGTAGATCGTGACCAGGTGAAGAAAATGGGCGTTTCCATAGGTGCTGTTTATAATACGATTTCTATTTATCTGGGTAGTACGTATATCAATGACTTCACTAAATATGGACGTAGTTTCAGAGTACTTTCTCAGGCAGATACGAATTTCCGTAGCAGCATTGATAACCTGAACCAGATCTATGTGAAAAATAATGTGGGTACACCGGTGCCATTAAGTTCATTTGTGAGCTATAAGATGACCGAGAATGCCTCTATTATTAATCACTACAATATGTTCAGGTCAATTGAGATTGGTGGAGCTGCAAGACCGGGAAGAAGTTCCGGGGATGCACTGCAGGCTTTGAGAGAAGTTGCTGCGCAAACGCTTCCACCGGGTTATACTTATAATTTCTCTGGTTTGAGTTTAGAGGAAACTGAGGCTGGAAATAGTACAACAATGATTTTTGG
This portion of the Pedobacter lusitanus genome encodes:
- a CDS encoding TolC family protein, with the translated sequence MKPHKLILMMLVGIPVLLPGLLHAQTTVREQPTLSNATLQECIDYALSNKPGVQQSLIDEEIGERDIKSALSGWLPQINGTGTVNHNFKQQSQILTTNGQSSLLTFGGKNTSSFVLQADQQFLNAGLIQASKSAKFYRQQYKQSTENTKINTIVDVSKAFYDVLTSKEQLNIIAENIARQEKQFKDARSQYDAGLVDKTDFQRAQISLSNSKADRKRTEELLKYKYAYLRELIGYSADKQFGLSFTSSDMEKDVMIDTAQLLNYQNRIEYRLLETQRQLQKITTSYNKWSYSPTLSGFINYGWNYQNNKLGNLYDQTFPSSVVGLKLTMPIFLGGKRTQEIKKSQLQERKIDLDMINTKNKINTQYEQAIATYKANLNDLNTNKSNVDISKQVYNTIKLQYDEGIKTYLDLTTSETDLRTAQINYLNSLYNLLSSKLDVKQALGIITVNQ
- a CDS encoding efflux RND transporter periplasmic adaptor subunit; the protein is MDIKYIKLGILILGSVTLASCGGKPAPQQGPPPATPVTTYTVDEQPVTTVDTYPGVVVPLNEVELRAQVGGYITAIYVKDGQHVTKGQRLYEIDRTKYQAAYNSAQANLSVAKANRDKAKKDADRYTKLAQQEAVAKQRVDYALTDLANAESQIAAAKANLASAANDLQRSIIVSPLTGTIGISQVKLGALASPGTTLLNTVSTNNPIAVDIPVSQADIPRFVQMEKNVSAVKDSLFSIELQDKSIYHRQGRIIAIDRAVDPQTGTIKVRISYPNEGGKLIAGMNVNLLVLNKQIGNQLVIPYKAVTEQLGEFNVFLVGDSSKALPQVIKVGTQVGQSIVVKSGLKKGDVIVVEGVQNVRPGAVVHAGSAAEANGQQPAAGAPKK
- a CDS encoding TonB-dependent receptor, which translates into the protein MKKSLLFKIVVIIMAVVGTFFSANAQVTTSAMTGVVKDAKGPLPGASVKAVHVPTGSVYTTTTNGDGRFTIANMRVGGPYSVTITFIGFQAAKYDNLNLKLGGSYPLNVVLSDGAQQLSDVVITANKNKVINSSRTGAATNVSQKQIQELPAVSRSITDLTKLTPQSNTKGDGFSFAGRNSLFNSLTLDGAQMNNVFGLSSLPGGGTSAQPFTLDALDELQVNLAPYDVKQSGFTGAGVNAITKAGTNDFSGSIYTYYKDQNLQGYNVGSTKLDKASQAFLNKQFGFRFGGPIIKNKLFFFVNGEISRRTSPGTNILANPNAVATANDPINVSRVLASDLNLVRNTLINRFGYDPGVYSGYSNLQNADNVTARLDWNINNSNRLTVRYNYLKSFKDLNPSTSNSNRGRGQSLTSMFYDGMRYTQYNNINSVTAELNTRFSEKFANNLQLVYTGFRDYRSTKGNPFPVVDIEDGNSGNYISLGTEPFSGLNKLNQDIYTLNENFNIFAGNHTITIGGSVGYQRFENAFAQFLYGQFRYKSMSDFLGAATGNQSINPTLYQLTYSTDKNNAVPAPAIFSQMPVAVYAQDEWYVKPNFKLTYGLRLDMPIYTSKIQSNPLVTAATFRDGEKLDVGKLPKTQILFSPRVGFNWDVNSDGKIQVRGGSGIFTGAVPAVWLTNQAGNTGLGTGNDFLTNPKNRPFSPDPSAYIPANPTNPATYAINQAVNNFKVPQVWRSSLAVDYKLPGGVIATIDGMYTKSINEVFHRDANLVNPTANLTGTGDTRPYFPGGNANRINPSLTNAIVFDNTNKGYAWNITGQLQKRFGKYVDVMAAYTRSDARDITSTPGSQAASAFNGNQVAGDPNKPTLAYSSFLVKNRIIASVNFNFSIIPQLPTSIGVVYEGSPYGDVFGNTRFTYVTAGNVNNDNSTFNDLMYIPRDRKDIVLKDIAASKTTFAETADQQWARLDAYINQDAYLSKHRGQISERNGAEYPWANRFDVRILQQFKTIFGQKANSRFEISVDIINFGNLLNKNWGLTKAPGMTNFLQSQGVQSPTTLTPTYTVNQGLTTDTFRNNTDISSRYQIQVGARYSFN
- a CDS encoding TetR/AcrR family transcriptional regulator, with the translated sequence MNVQLEDNTGKRVAVLNSTLALIKEHGFHGAPMSLIAKHAGVAAGTIYHYFDSKETLILELFVHVKDKLALAISAGDDPSKPYKDRFFNFMINQFNFYIENENSLFFLEQYMSSPFAKNFPERDSQLFADKVIGLFQYGIENAHFRNIDSRLLAPTIKGTLVAAATFQLSEQIVFTKEDIIEVVSVIWDGIKRQ
- a CDS encoding efflux RND transporter permease subunit — protein: MISEVFIKRPVTAIVISILIVLVGAIVITTLPISQYPSIAPPTVTVTGTYTGADAQTVEQTVTTQVESQINGTPGMKYLSSNSTSDGRSAITVTFDVGTNIDIAALDVQNRVGIAEPGLPEAVRRLGITTKKANNDILMVLGLYSPNGTYDQKFISNYVNLYVKDALLRIKGVGDVQVFSQPFSMRIWLDAGKLARLGLTPTDVSAAVNEQNTRTPGGSVGGPPQQNSQTFEFSVVMDGDLNTEEQFRNIVIKTGQDGSPVYLKDVARVELGEFAYVTSAKVNGKVAALMAVNQTPGGNAVETAAGIDKTMAELKKSFPKDLDFKISYETVSIIKVSISEVIHTLVEALILVTIVVFFFLQSWRATLIPVLAIPVSIIGTFILFTLLGFSINVLTMFGFVLAIGIVVDDAIVVVEAVQHYMDHEGLSAPDATRKAMKDITAPVIAIALILAAVFIPVGFIPGMVGQLYQQFAITIAVSVLLSAFIALSLTPALCSLLLTPMNLTKDSKGLNKFFFKFNTWFANVTHGYSNGVRWALKKAPLVMIILACIYVGTVGLFMKKPSGFIPNEDAGIFIMGATLPEGASAVRTDAFIKRVTDSLQKNIPELQNITSVRGINILNRSFKSNAGTFFVQLKNWDERKRDVATVLANVSKTFAGDKDGSILAVTPPPIPGLGISGGFSMQIQEKQAGDIKKFEGIVGKFLAAANQRPEIGFAYTLFNAKTPNYQLHVDRDQVKKMGVSIGAVYNTISIYLGSTYINDFTKYGRSFRVLSQADTNFRSSIDNLNQIYVKNNVGTPVPLSSFVSYKMTENASIINHYNMFRSIEIGGAARPGRSSGDALQALREVAAQTLPPGYTYNFSGLSLEETEAGNSTTMIFGLIVVFVFLLLAALYESWSVPFSILLAVPLGLFGAILALIFLPKLDNNIYAQVGLITLIGLSAKNAILIVEFAKERVDWGMELIAATIEAVKLRLRPIIMTSLAFILGVIPLIISSGAGAVSRMTIGWTVAAGMLSATILALFIVPVLFVLITKLAYGKKKLAELQANYKPEEHTDTLHAD